AACTTCGCGACCAAGCTGTGGAACGCCGCCCGCTTCCTGCAGATGAACAGGGTCGGCCCCTCGGCCTCGATCGCCGCGCCGCAAGCGAGCAAGCCGGTCAACCGCTGGATCATCGGCGAAGTGGTGGAGACGCTCGCCCGCCTCAACGCCGCCTTCGACGACCTGCGTTTCGACGGCATGGCCGACGCCATCTACCACTTCACCTGGGGCACCTTCTGCGACTGGTATGTCGAGCTGGTGAAGGGCGGCTTCGACGAGGAAACCCGTGCCGTCGCGGGCTGGGCGTTTGACCAAATCCTGGTCATGCTCCACCCGTTCATGCCCTTCGTCACCGAAGAACTTTGGCACGGCATGGGCGAGCGTCCCTACGACCTGATCCTTGCGAGGTGGCCGGAGCCCGAAGCGGGCAGTGACGCGGAGGCCAAGTCCAAGGTCGAGGCCATCATCGGCTTCGTCGAGGGCGTCCGCACCCTGCGCTCCGAACTCAACGTGCCCTGGACCGCGACCCTCGTTCCGCATGTGTTGGCAGGTGAGGGGGCCGGCGCCATGCTCGCCCTGATCGAGCAGGAAGGCGCGACACTGACCCGCATGGGCAAGGTCGGAGCCCCGGTCGCGGCCGACGCGCCGTCCGCCGGCTCGGCACAGATCGTGGTCGGCGGCGCGACTGTCGCCTTCCCGCTTGGCGATGCGATCGATCTAGACGCCGAGCGCGCCCGCCTCGCCAAGGCCGCTGAAGCCGCGGAAAAGGACCGTGACAGCCTCGGCGCGCGGCTGTCCAATCCGGCCTTCGCCGAGCGGGCCAAGCCAGAAGCGGTTGCCAAGGCCCGCGCCGATCACGAAGCTCGCAGCGCCGAAGCCGACCGCCTCCGCGCCGCGCTGGCGCGTCTGGGCTAATCGTTCGCCTCCGGCCCCCAAGCCGGGGCCCGGCCGGACCCTGTCAAGCGGGGAACAAAGGCACTGGGCCCCGACTTGCGCCGGGGTAGGAGAGTGAATGGCCGATACCGAACCTGCCCCGCCGCCGTCGCGCCCCGGCCAGCGCGACCTCACCAGCGGGCCGATCGGCATTACGCTCATTTCCTTCGCGCTGCCGACGCTGGGCTCGTCGATCCTCCAGTCGCTCAACGGGTCGATCAACTCCGCATGGGTCGGCCGCCTGATCGGCGAGGACGCGCTCGCCGCGACCGCCAATTCGAACATGGTGATGTTCCTCGCCAGCGCCTTCACCTTCGGCTTTTCGATGGCGAGCTCGATCCTGATCGCCCAGGCCTTTGGCCGCCGCGACGTCGATGCTGCCCGGCGTGCGTTCGGCACCGCGGTCGGCTTCTTCAGCCTGCTCGGGGTCCTCGTCGCGGTCGGCGGCTGGTATTTCAGCCCGGACATCCTCGGCCTGCTCGGCACCCCGCCCGAAGCGGTGCCGCTGGCCGACGCCTACCTCCGCGTGATCTTCTTTTCGATGCCGCCGGCCATCCTGATGATCATGACCATGATGGCCCTGCGCGGATCGGGCGACAGCTTGACGCCCCTCTGGTTCATGGGGCTCGCGGTGCTGCTCGATAGCGGGCTCAACCCGTTCTTCATCTCGGGAATCGGCCCGTTTCCCGAAATGGGCATCGCCGGCTCGGCACTCGCCACCACCGTAGCCAACTGGACCGCGCTGCTCGGCCTGGTCATCTTCATCTACGCGCGCGATCTGCCGCTGCGCCTGCGCGGCAAGGAATTGACCTATCTCAAGCCGGCCGGCGACCGCTTGCAGACGATCGTCCTCAAGGGCTTCCCGATGGGCCTGCAGATGATCGTCATCTCGCTTTCCAGCTTGCTGCTGATCGGCTTGGTCAATGCCGAGGGCGTGCACACCGCGGCGGCCTATGGCGTTACCATGCAGCTGTGGACCTACGTCCAGATGCCCGCGATGGCGTTCGGCGCGGCGGTCAGCGCGATGACCGCTCAGAACATCGGTGCGCAAAAATGGGACCGGGTCGGCCGCATCACCGGCATCGCCATCGTCCAGGTGCTGGCGATCACCGGCGCGATGATCGCCCTGTTCCTCCTCTTCGAACGCCCTGCGCTCGGCCTGTTCCTGGGCATGGACAGCCCAGCTTTGCCGATCGCCGTCCACATCCAGTGGATCGCGACCTGGAGCTTCCTGCTGTTCGGCATCACCCTGGTCATCTTCGGCACCGTCCGCGCCAATGGCGCAGTGTTCGTGCCGCTGCTCATCCTCGCGATCGGCCTGTTGCCGGTGCGGATCGGCTTCGCCTGGCTCGGGCGCGAGTGGCTCGGCGCCGACGCGCTATGGTGGAGCTTCCCGGTCAGCACCTTGGTGAACCTTACGCTGGCAGTTGCCTACTTCCGCTCGGGCCGTTGGAAGCAGGCGCGGATGATTGTCAGCGAGGCGCCGCGACCCACACCGCAGCCCGCGCCACTGTAACCGTCACCGGCGTGCGGGCGCTGAGCTCGCCGTCGATCGAGATCTTCTGACGCGGGCGCGCCTCGATCCGCAGCTCCTTGCCGCGGAATTCGGTCACGTTCTGGTCGCGCGACTTGAGCTTGAACAGGGTCGCAAGCCAGCTCCAGCCTAGGTGCACCAGGCTCTTGCCGGTCACCGCCTGCACCACGAT
Above is a window of Sphingomonas glaciei DNA encoding:
- a CDS encoding MATE family efflux transporter, whose product is MADTEPAPPPSRPGQRDLTSGPIGITLISFALPTLGSSILQSLNGSINSAWVGRLIGEDALAATANSNMVMFLASAFTFGFSMASSILIAQAFGRRDVDAARRAFGTAVGFFSLLGVLVAVGGWYFSPDILGLLGTPPEAVPLADAYLRVIFFSMPPAILMIMTMMALRGSGDSLTPLWFMGLAVLLDSGLNPFFISGIGPFPEMGIAGSALATTVANWTALLGLVIFIYARDLPLRLRGKELTYLKPAGDRLQTIVLKGFPMGLQMIVISLSSLLLIGLVNAEGVHTAAAYGVTMQLWTYVQMPAMAFGAAVSAMTAQNIGAQKWDRVGRITGIAIVQVLAITGAMIALFLLFERPALGLFLGMDSPALPIAVHIQWIATWSFLLFGITLVIFGTVRANGAVFVPLLILAIGLLPVRIGFAWLGREWLGADALWWSFPVSTLVNLTLAVAYFRSGRWKQARMIVSEAPRPTPQPAPL